In one Nicotiana sylvestris chromosome 8, ASM39365v2, whole genome shotgun sequence genomic region, the following are encoded:
- the LOC104218254 gene encoding DNA N(6)-methyladenine demethylase ALKBH1A isoform X1 yields MYGSNPSTNDEERTAFRKAEKKYKLYYDNTRKKKQPRPVDLSEVIDFKSISESYRRNGELPSGIFAIQCDFDSLVFCLESHPGFYFIPGALTVEEQCRWIKESLASFPQPPNRTNHNAIYGPLQDLFAAAKDNKALIQEDKHCVTNNSEVEIIQNDISVPKWNFFDQSGALSREITCKSVPASVLLRKLRWSTLGLQFDWSKRNYNISLPHNKIPDALCLLAERMAAAALPSGEVFQAEAAIVNYFGLGDTLGGHVDDMEKDWSKPIVSMSLGCKGIFLIGGKSRDIPPVAMFVRSGDVILMAGQARECFHGVPRIFTDKEHADISSLELQFSDEDDSAFLEYIRTSRININIRQVF; encoded by the exons ATGTACGGTTCCAACCCTAGCACCAACGATGAAGAGCGAACCGCTTTCAGGAAGGCTGAAAAGAAATACAAGCTGTATTATGACAATACCCGAAA GAAAAAGCAACCAAGACCAGTGGATTTGTCGGAGGTAATTGATTTTAAGTCAATTTCAGAGTCTTACCGTCGAAATGGTGAACTTCCTTCAGGCATTTTCGCAATTCAATGTGATTTTGATAGTCTTGTCTTCTGCTTGGAGAGTCATCCAGGGTTTTATTTCATTCCTGGAGCATTAACTGTTGAGGAGCAGTGCCGTTGGATTAAGGAGAGTTTAGCAAGTTTTCCTCAACCTCCAAACAGGACCAACCATAATGCAATTTATGGTCCTCTACAGGACTTATTTGCTGCTGCCAAGGATAATAAAGCTTTGATTCAAGAAGATAAGCACTGTGTGACCAATAATTCTGAGGTGGAAATTATCCAAAACGACATAAGTGTTCCGAAATGGAATTTTTTTGATCAATCAGGTGCATTATCTAGAGAAATTACATGCAAATCAGTGCCAGCCTCTGTTTTGCTTCGTAAGTTAAGGTGGAGCACCCTTGGCTTGCAGTTTGACTGGTCGAAACGGAACTATAATATTTCTCTGCCTCACAACAAGATACCTGATGCACTTTGCCTGCTGGCTGAAAGAATGGCAGCAGCTGCCCTGCCATCGGGTGAAGTGTTTCAGGCTGAAGCAGCAATTGTTAATTACTTTGGGCTAGGTGACACACTTGGTGGCCACGTTGATGACATGGAGAAGGATTGGAGTAAACCTATTGTTAGCATGAGTTTGGGCTGTAAAGGTATTTTCCTTATCGGGGGAAAGTCTAGGGACATTCCGCCTGTTGCAATGTTTGTTCGAAGTGGTGATGTTATTCTTATGGCAGGACAAGCTAGGGAATGCTTCCATGGTGTCCCTAGGATCTTCACTGATAAAGAACACGCCGATATATCCTCCCTTGAATTGCAGTTTTCTGATGAAGATGACTCTGCTTTCTTGGAGTACATTAGGACTTCTAGAATCAATATCAACATTAGACAAGTATTCTAG
- the LOC104218254 gene encoding DNA N(6)-methyladenine demethylase ALKBH1A isoform X2, with protein sequence MGHYYVVKLRKKQPRPVDLSEVIDFKSISESYRRNGELPSGIFAIQCDFDSLVFCLESHPGFYFIPGALTVEEQCRWIKESLASFPQPPNRTNHNAIYGPLQDLFAAAKDNKALIQEDKHCVTNNSEVEIIQNDISVPKWNFFDQSGALSREITCKSVPASVLLRKLRWSTLGLQFDWSKRNYNISLPHNKIPDALCLLAERMAAAALPSGEVFQAEAAIVNYFGLGDTLGGHVDDMEKDWSKPIVSMSLGCKGIFLIGGKSRDIPPVAMFVRSGDVILMAGQARECFHGVPRIFTDKEHADISSLELQFSDEDDSAFLEYIRTSRININIRQVF encoded by the coding sequence ATGGGACATTATTATGTTGTTAAACTCAGGAAAAAGCAACCAAGACCAGTGGATTTGTCGGAGGTAATTGATTTTAAGTCAATTTCAGAGTCTTACCGTCGAAATGGTGAACTTCCTTCAGGCATTTTCGCAATTCAATGTGATTTTGATAGTCTTGTCTTCTGCTTGGAGAGTCATCCAGGGTTTTATTTCATTCCTGGAGCATTAACTGTTGAGGAGCAGTGCCGTTGGATTAAGGAGAGTTTAGCAAGTTTTCCTCAACCTCCAAACAGGACCAACCATAATGCAATTTATGGTCCTCTACAGGACTTATTTGCTGCTGCCAAGGATAATAAAGCTTTGATTCAAGAAGATAAGCACTGTGTGACCAATAATTCTGAGGTGGAAATTATCCAAAACGACATAAGTGTTCCGAAATGGAATTTTTTTGATCAATCAGGTGCATTATCTAGAGAAATTACATGCAAATCAGTGCCAGCCTCTGTTTTGCTTCGTAAGTTAAGGTGGAGCACCCTTGGCTTGCAGTTTGACTGGTCGAAACGGAACTATAATATTTCTCTGCCTCACAACAAGATACCTGATGCACTTTGCCTGCTGGCTGAAAGAATGGCAGCAGCTGCCCTGCCATCGGGTGAAGTGTTTCAGGCTGAAGCAGCAATTGTTAATTACTTTGGGCTAGGTGACACACTTGGTGGCCACGTTGATGACATGGAGAAGGATTGGAGTAAACCTATTGTTAGCATGAGTTTGGGCTGTAAAGGTATTTTCCTTATCGGGGGAAAGTCTAGGGACATTCCGCCTGTTGCAATGTTTGTTCGAAGTGGTGATGTTATTCTTATGGCAGGACAAGCTAGGGAATGCTTCCATGGTGTCCCTAGGATCTTCACTGATAAAGAACACGCCGATATATCCTCCCTTGAATTGCAGTTTTCTGATGAAGATGACTCTGCTTTCTTGGAGTACATTAGGACTTCTAGAATCAATATCAACATTAGACAAGTATTCTAG
- the LOC104218180 gene encoding uncharacterized protein, whose amino-acid sequence MAPKKRPNMEQPTTRVTRSSTRSVNSKPNYADPEPPKPKRAKTSTPKSDPKPEVKAAVASASKSVVIEHCTQCNQFKIRAVKVKEGLENGVPGLEVRVNPEKPRRGCFEIREVGENGEKFVSLLDMKRPFGPMKALDMDKVISDIIEKIKNHD is encoded by the coding sequence ATGGCACCTAAGAAAAGGCCAAATATGGAGCAGCCCACGACCCGTGTAACTCGAAGCTCAACTCGCAGTGTCAACTCAAAACCCAACTACGCTGACCCAGAACCACCCAAGCCAAAACGGGCCAAAACGTCCACcccgaaatccgaccccaaaccCGAAGTCAAGGCTGCTGTTGCCTCTGCTTCAAAGAGTGTTGTGATTGAGCACTGTACGCAGTGCAACCAGTTCAAGATTAGGGCTGTGAAAGTGAAAGAAGGGTTGGAAAATGGAGTACCCGGTTTGGAAGTTCGGGTCAACCCGGAAAAGCCGAGAAGAGGTTGTTTTGAAATAAGGGAGGTTGGTGAAAATGGGGAGAAATTTGTTAGCCTTTTGGATATGAAGAGGCCATTTGGGCCGATGAAGGCATTGGACATGGACAAGGTCATTTCTGATAttattgagaaaataaaaaatcatgattAA
- the LOC104218111 gene encoding tetraspanin-10, with translation MSTSTSIFVIRWINFLTMLLAVGVVGFGIWMSAHHDGCRKSLTLPVLGLGGVIFVVSIVGFLGAWKNNSILLWIYLIMLCLILVAILVFTVLAFIVTNNGSGHSVNGLRYKEYQLQDYSSWFLKQLNNTHNWKHLKGCLVKTDDCSNLSRRYKTLKQYKLAKLTPIEAGCCRPPSECGYPAVNASHYDLSFHPTSSNKDCRLYKNSKNVKCYNCDSCKAGVAQYMKTEWRVVAIFNVILFVVLSIIYFVGCCARRNAARSRSKI, from the exons ATGAGTACATCAACCAGCATTTTTGTGATAAGATGGATTAATTTTCTCACTATG CTATTAGCTGTGGGCGTCGTAGGTTTTGGAATTTGGATGAGCGCTCATCATGATGGCTGTCGAAAGTCTCTCACTCTGCCTGTTCTAGGTCTTGGAGGAGTTATATTCGTCGT ATCAATTGTTGGGTTTCTTGGTGCATGGAAGAACAACTCCATCTTGTTGTGGATT TACCTAATCATGTTGTGCTTGATTTTGGTGGCGATATTGGTCTTCACCGTCTTAGC GTTCATTGTGACGAATAACGGCTCAGGTCATAGTGTTAATGGATTAAG GTACAAGGAGTATCAGCTTCAAGATTACAGTTCGTGGTTTCTAAAACAA CTCAATAACACCCATAACTGGAAGCACCTTAAAGGTTGTCTTGTCAAGACTGATGACTGCAGTAACCTATCAAGAAGATACAAg ACTCTCAAGCAATATAAGTTAGCAAAACTAACACCTATTGAAGCTGGTTGCTGCAGACCACCCTCTGA GTGTGGTTACCCTGCTGTTAATGCATCACACTATGACTTGAGCTTTCATCCTACGAGTTCCAACAAGGACTGCAGGCTTTACAAAAACTCAAAGAATGTCAAGTGCTATAACTGTGATTCCTGCAA GGCTGGAGTCGCACAATACATGAAAACTGAATGGAGAGTGGTTGCTATCTTCAACGTGATTCTCTTTGTCGTCTTG TCGATAATCTACTTCGTGGGATGCTGTGCAAGACGAAATGCAGCAAGGAGCCGCTCTAAAATTTGA
- the LOC104218028 gene encoding LIM domain-containing protein WLIM2b-like, which yields MAFSGSQQKCKACEKTVYIAEMISTNGVVYHNTCFRCNHCNGRLALSNYSTLDGVLYCKPHFEQILKEKGGASLKHSTSLGKLNELNRSPSRVSALFSGTQDKCAACKKTVYPLEKVTVDGEMYHKLCFKCGHGGCKLTTSSYAAFDGRLYCKPHFSQLFKEKGSYNHLSKTASIKKTENDQEGSSATAEEPIKPEETKD from the exons atggcaTTTTCAGGAAGCCAACAGAAATGTAAAGCTTGTGAAAAAACTGTTTATATTGCAGAGATGATTTCTACAAATGGAGTTGTTTATCATAATACATGCTTTAGGTGCAACCATTGCAATGGAAGGCTTGCa TTGAGCAATTATTCAACCCTTGATGGAGTTTTATATTGCAAGCCTCATTTTGAACAAATCCTCAAGGAGAAAGGAGGTGCCTCGTTGAAGCATTCTACATCAT TGGGGAAGCTAAATGAACTG AACAGAAGCCCCAGCAGAGTTTCGGCTCTCTTTTCTGGTACTCAAGATAAATGTGCCGCATGTAAGAAGACAGTTTACCCCTTAGAAAAG GTGACAGTGGATGGTGAAATGTACCACAAATTATGCTTCAAATGTGGACATGGAGGTTGCAAACTTACAACATCATCTTATGCTGCATTTGATGGACGACTCTATTGCAAACCTCATTTCTCTCAATTATTCAAAGAAAAAGGTTCCTACAACCATCTCAGCAAAACTGCTTCAATTAAGAAAACTGAAAATGATCAAGAAGGCTCTAGTGCTACTGCTGAAGAACCAATTAAACCAGAGGAGACAAAAGATTAG
- the LOC104217956 gene encoding remorin-like, protein MGEEATLVVSPINSQETQENDNKNEPKEKVEENALALVPFIEDNKEQISPSKPPPLAPEKAADSGIQKSTGNSNDRDAALVKVESEKRLALIKAWEDNEKAKADNKAFKKLSAVGAWENTKKATIEFELKQIEEELERKKAEYAEKMKNKMAVIHREAEEKRALIEANRGQDFLKVEETAAKFRETGIPKKFLGCFGR, encoded by the exons ATGGGAGAAGAAGCAACTCTTGTAGTTTCTCCAATAAATTCTCAAGAAACTCAAGAAAATGACAACAAAAATGAGCCAAAAGAGAAAGTTGAAGAAAATGCTCTTGCTCTTGTTCCATTTATAGAGGATAATAAAGAGCAAATCTCTCCCTCCAAACCTCCTCCTCTTGCTCCAGAAA AGGCTGCAGATTCTGGAATTCAGAAAAGTACAGGGAATTCCAACGACAGAG ATGCTGCCCTTGTAAAAGTTGAATCAGAGAAAAGATTGGCTTTGATCAAGGCATGGGAAGACAATGAAAAAGCAAAGGCTGATAATAA GGCATTTAAAAAGTTGTCTGCTGTTGGAGCTTGGGAGAACACTAAGAAGGCAACTATAGAATTTGAGCTGAAACAAATTGAG GAAGAATTGGAGAGGAAGAAAGCAGAATATGCAGAGAAGATGAAGAACAAGATGGCTGTAATTCATAGGGAAGCAGAAGAGAAGAGGGCACTCATTGAAGCAAATCGAGGCCAAGATTTTCTAAAAGTAGAGGAAACTGCTGCAAAATTTCGTGAAACTGGAATTCCCAAAAAGTTCTTGGGTTGCTTTGGCCGCTaa